One window of Quercus robur chromosome 5, dhQueRobu3.1, whole genome shotgun sequence genomic DNA carries:
- the LOC126728845 gene encoding F-box protein At5g03100-like, with amino-acid sequence MKRWDLPVIESMLQSSPYVVTLVIDIISGHIESDTELEKKKKGQIDRISTLPDSILLRILSFLPTKDAVETGVLSKRWAYLWTSVPYLLFDFNHFECTDDFASAVDHTLLLHRASKLTNFSVRFKYKKDLKPRVDLWVRFATAAKVDQLSLDFSPPCYIDLDGYQLPQHLYANEFISELNLSYCKIFPNGLLHWSSLKHLCIGQSPLHEDVIRKVLMGSPRLESLELHDCWEFNRLDIVSESLKKLVIDGYLMGMSKRYAPVLELEIVAPKIHSLEILGNFYYTTCRIKDVSALVEVKLDFDMRRRYHSEEDNYIKEVYGYKEYRGIVRDILQSVHHVKKLTVGNWCLMVVSLIIAKHPPSLQKKCICTTETNMENWNLLTKCQCLTMETNMENWNLPGIAFLLQSSPYLETLNFHIPPFCRIGTEYLRWSYHAGNHWELKDTYFKFLLLCLKSVKIQSYGGLMGKKELNFVVQFLLKNAKVLEKMVITPPRAWQNPTHDMLRGSLQMAQKLLSFPRSSPHAVVIFSYL; translated from the exons ATGAAAAGATGGGATCTTCCTGTCATTGAAAGCATGCTTCAAAGTTCGCCTTATGTGGTGACATTGGTTATAGACATCATATCCGGCCACATAGAGTCAGACACAGAGTTAGAG aagaagaagaagggccAGA TAGATCGAATCAGCACCTTACCTGACTCCATCCTCCTCAGGATCCTCTCCTTTTTGCCCACTAAAGACGCTGTCGAAACAGGCGTTTTATCCAAAAGATGGGCCTATCTTTGGACCTCCGTTCCCTATCTCCTTTTCGACTTTAATCACTTCGAATGCACCGACGATTTCGCCAGTGCCGTAGATCATACCCTGCTCCTACACAGGGCTTCCAAACTAACGAACTTCTCAGTTCGATTCAAGTACAAGAAAGACCTAAAGCCTCGCGTCGATCTTTGGGTTCGTTTCGCCACAGCTGCCAAAGTAGATCAACTTAGTCTAGATTTTTCACCTCCTTGTTATATCGATCTTGACGGATACCAACTGCCTCAGCATCTCTACGCCAATGAGTTTATTTCTGAACTCAATCTTAGTTACTGCAAAATTTTCCCTAATGGGTTACTACATTGGAGTTCACTCAAGCACTTGTGTATTGGGCAATCGCCCTTGCATGAAGATGTGATAAGGAAAGTGTTAATGGGTAGTCCTAGACTTGAATCCTTGGAATTGCATGATTGTTGGGAGTTTAATCGGTTGGATATAGTGTCCGAGAGTTTGAAAAAGTTGGTGATAGATGGCTATTTGATGGGTATGTCGAAAAGATATGCCCCTGTGTTGGAATTGGAAATTGTGGCTCCAAAGATCCATTCTTTGGAAATTCTGGGGAATTTTTATTACACGACATGTCGGATAAAGGATGTGTCGGCGTTGGTTGAGGTTAAACTTGATTTCGACATGCGGCGTAGATATCATAGTGAGGAGGATAATTATATTAAGGAGGTGTATGGTTATAAGGAGTACCGGGGTATTGTGAGAGACATTCTTCAGAGTGTGCATCATGTCAAGAAACTCACTGTTGGCAATTGGTGTCTCATg GTTGTGTCTTTAATAATAGCGAAACATCCGCCTTCTCTGCAAAAAAAGTGCATATGTACAACGGAAACAAACATGGAAAATTGGAACTTATTGACAAAGTGCCAATGTTTAACAATGGAAACAAACATGGAAAATTGGAACCTTCCTGGCATTGCATTCCTACTTCAAAGTTCACCTTACTTGGAGACATTGAATTTTCACATCCCACCCTTCTGCCGTATAGGCACAGAG TATTTAAGATGGAGCTATCATGCAGGGAACCATTGGGAATTAAAGGATAcctattttaagtttttgctaCTATGCCTCAAGTCTGTCAAGATTCAAAGCTATGGAGGATTAATGGGCAAGAAGGAATTAAATTTTGTGGTACAATTTCTGCTTAAGAATGCAAAGGTGCTGGAGAAGATGGTTATCACTCCACCACGAGCTTGGCAAAATCCAACTCATGATATGCTACGTGGATCTCTACAAATGGCTCAAAAATTGTTAAGCTTCCCTCGATCCTCTCCTCATGCAGTGGTTATATTCTCATATCTGTAA